In Nicotiana tabacum cultivar K326 chromosome 21, ASM71507v2, whole genome shotgun sequence, one DNA window encodes the following:
- the LOC142175269 gene encoding uncharacterized protein LOC142175269 → MVQVYQVIRVCWKTHYCQKRKPLIHALPSVITWELWKRRNTMKYGGSVSCNRVIHEVNKTLHSLAKARYPWRQNVPLLWHDMIRFFEGYKPYVMIKRVIWKFPFESWFKCNTDGASKGNLGPSSYGFCIHDCQGNLVYAKAKEISETTNIVAEAKAIAEGLDYCVEKNLHPLIIETDSLTMKKIIEGEWYKPWCIGTDVRRIK, encoded by the coding sequence ATGGTGCAGGTATATCAAGTTATACGAGTATGCTGGAAAACACACTACTGCCAAAAGCGTAAGCCACTAATCCATGCACTACCTTCAGTGATTACATGGGAACTTTGGAAGAGGAGAAATACAATGAAATATGGAGGATCTGTATCAtgtaatagagtcattcatgAGGTAAATAAGACTCTACATAGTCTGGCAAAAGCAAGATACCCTTGGAGGCAAAATGTTCCATTACTGTGGCATGATATGATCAGGTTCTTTGAAGGTTACAAACCTTATGTAATGATCAAGAGAGTCATATGGAAGTTCCCTTTTGAGAGTTGGTTTAAGTGTAACACAGATGGTGCTTCTAAAGGAAATCTAGGACCTAGTTCATATGGCTTTTGCATACATGACTGTCAAGGAAATTTAGTGTATGCTAAAGCTAAGGAAATTAGTGAAACAACCAATATTGTAGCTGAAGCAAAAGCAATTGCAGAAGGCTTGGACTACTGTGTGGAAAAGAACCTACACCCTCTCATAATTGAGACAGACTCTTTGACAATGAAGAAGATAATTGAAGGGGAATGGTATAAACCATGGTGCATTGGAACAGATGTGAGGAGGATAAAGTAG
- the LOC142175270 gene encoding uncharacterized protein LOC142175270 encodes MMIKTLFWNIRSVKTQQAFHRVINLHREHAFFIVALMEPFQKTKHIQRYMKRIGMDNAYSNINGKIWLFLDIVVEWELLNDTEQQVTIKVYHKDIGKHIIMTFIFTKCSSLERLGLWDNLYNIANDMELPWVVGGDFNVISSEEEKIGGLLVYPSEYEDFAFCVNSSGLVDLGYKGSLLTWWNGRPNVECIFKQLDRILVNLPFQNLFPNTEMEYLIRTGSDHAPLLMICGENTTHLVKPFKFLNFWTKHETFKDVVSQNWVADFIGDPFWMFKQKLRRVKIALSKWSKLTYGDIFKQLAIR; translated from the coding sequence ATGATGATTAAGACATTATTCTGGAATATAAGGTCTGTCAAAACCCAACAGGCCTTTCATAGGGTTATTAATCTGCACAGGGAGCATGCATTCTTCATAGTTGCACTAATGGAACCATTCCAGAAAACTAAGCACATTCAGAGATACATGAAAAGGATAGGAATGGACAATGCATACTCAAACATAAATGGCAAGATATGGTTGTTCTTAGACATAGTAGTGGAGTGGGAACTACTGAATGATACAGAACAACAGGTGACTATCAAGGTCTATCATAAAGACATTGGTAAACATATTATTATGACTTTTATCTTCACTAAATGTTCTTCTCTTGAGAGGCTAGGATTGTGGGACAACTTGTATAATATTGCTAATGACATGGAATTACCTTGGGTAGTTGGTGGAGACTTCAATGTTATATCGAGTGAGGAAGAAAAGATAGGAGGCCTTCTAGTTTACCCCTCAGAATATGAGGACTTTGCATTTTGTGTAAATTCAAGTGGATTAGTTGATCTTGGTTACAAAGGAAGCCTCTTGACATGGTGGAATGGAAGACCAAATGTTGAGTGTATTTTCAAGCAGTTGGATAGGATATTAGTCAATTTACCTTTCCAGAATCTATTTCCCAACACTGAAATGGAATATCTTATAAGAACAGGATCAGATCATGCACCTTTGCTGATGATTTGTGGAGAAAACACAACACATTTGGTAAAACcttttaaattcctaaatttcTGGACAAAGCATGAGACTTTCAAGGATGTAGTTAGCCAGAATTGGGTAGCAGACTTCATTGGTGATCCATTCTGGATGTTCAAACAGAAGTTGAGAAGGGTGAAGATAGCACTTTCTAAATGGAGTAAGCTGACATATGGAGATATATTTAAGCAACTGGCCATTAGGTAA